One region of Eupeodes corollae chromosome 1, idEupCoro1.1, whole genome shotgun sequence genomic DNA includes:
- the LOC129943103 gene encoding dynein regulatory complex subunit 5 → MNFDNIYLPCSLDINVYKAYFTSDSQNSKNSPASLKAKPSLETDSKILEPKTLRLLALDKIVDNWIEMPIFNEITKQVDRNYVVDNLPMNIPLKISSVHIKDDFFWRKCYQHRWKTLPIDVGNRSWIDVYMEKHLQEYLENVNISDYDQESVQTILDISAGYIKRLEIDFLQPSMGEINDHIPLDIILSNLPDLRSLRVTYCTKTIETNFYLGCSSFSRNDITTFALGLSNCSELQEFWLHSVKLAPYQLALISKSLDKGCQNLKKLAVTHCAMHDDGLQQFLDGCTAESFPNLNILDLTNNLISPEGAFTLSQALKGRHLEQLILRLNPIESDGAAAILSVVQHLPLKDLDISGCSMTNTVTKILMQLIVQNATILNLDISNNILKESSGQKICKIIGFNKILRKLDLRNTGVTLDTKNKIMEVLKLNKYSS, encoded by the exons atgaattttgacaatatTTACTTGCCATGTTCATTGGACATTAATGTCTATAAAGCATACTTCACTTCGGATAGTCAGAATTCTAAAAACTCACCAGCATCACTGAAAGCAAAACCATCATTGGAAACCGATAGCAAAATTCTTGAGCCAAAAACACTTCGTCTTCTAGCATTAGATAAGATTGTTGACAATTGGATTG aaatgccaatttttaatgaaataacaaaacaagTCGACCGAAATTATGTTGTGGACAATTTGCCTATGAATATTCCTCTGAAAATATCAAGCGTTCACATAAAGGATGACTTTTTTTGGCGGAAATGCTATCAGCATCGTTGGAAGACTCTTCCAATTGATGTAGGAAATCGAAGTTGGATCGATGTGTACATGGAAAAACACTTACAGGAATATCTAGAGAATGTTAACATCAGTGATTACGATCAAGAGAGTGTGCAAACAATTTTGGACATAAGTGCTGGCTACATCAAAAGGcttgaaattgattttcttcaGCCGTCAATGGGTGAAATTAATG atCATATTCCACTAGATATCATTCTGAGTAACCTACCCGACCTGCGATCTCTTCGAGTAACTTATTGtacaaaaacaattgaaacaaacttttatcTTGGTTGCTCGTCATTTTCTCGAAATGATATTACTACATTTGCACTTGGATTAAGCAATTGTTCTGAACTTCAGGAGTTTTG GCTTCATAGTGTAAAACTTGCACCCTATCAGCTTGCCTTAATATCTAAATCTCTCGATAAAGGAtgtcagaatttaaaaaaattggcagTAACACATTGTGCGATGCACGATGATGGATTGCAACAATTTTTAGATGGATGCACAGCAGAAtcttttccaaacttaaatattttagatttaaCCAATAATTTGATTT CACCTGAGGGAGCATTTACTTTAAGTCAAGCACTCAAAGGAAGACATTTGGAACAATTAATTCTTAGATTAAATCCAATAGAAAGCGATGGAGCAGCTGCTATTTTATCAGTAGTCCAACATTTACCACTTAAAGATCTCGATATAAGTGGATGCTCAATGACAAATACGGTAACGAAAATCCTGATGCAATTAATTGTACAAAATGCAACCATTTTGAATTTGgatatttcaaataatatcCTAAAAGAG aGTTCTGGacagaaaatttgtaaaattatagGCTTCAATAAAATACTGCGCAAATTAGATCTACGGAATACTGGTGTAACActtgatacaaaaaataaaatcatggaGGTCTTAAAGCTTAATAAATATTCATCATAA